The following coding sequences lie in one Acidobacteriota bacterium genomic window:
- a CDS encoding FHA domain-containing protein, whose product MADRTGRVTGAETRGHRLSEYLERYRSRLVAMNGPTAGAPIALDRERITIGRSPGADLPVEDDSVSRWHAVIEFTGRGFRIRDLGSRSGVEVNGMPAQSCELRAGDTIRIGEREFRFFQEEIEPAPGTCVLQD is encoded by the coding sequence ATGGCGGATCGCACGGGTCGGGTGACCGGCGCGGAGACGCGGGGGCACCGACTCTCCGAGTATCTCGAACGCTACCGCTCGCGCCTCGTGGCGATGAACGGCCCCACCGCGGGCGCGCCGATCGCGTTGGACCGCGAGCGCATCACGATCGGGCGTTCGCCCGGGGCGGACTTGCCGGTCGAGGACGACTCCGTGTCGCGTTGGCACGCGGTGATCGAGTTCACGGGGCGCGGCTTCCGGATCCGCGACCTCGGCAGCAGGAGCGGCGTCGAGGTGAACGGAATGCCGGCCCAGAGCTGCGAGCTGCGCGCGGGGGACACCATCCGCATCGGCGAGCGGGAGTTCCGGTTTTTCCAGGAGGAAATCGAGCCGGCCCCCGGAACCTGCGTCCTGCAGGACTGA